A single genomic interval of Acidovorax sp. 1608163 harbors:
- a CDS encoding taurine ABC transporter ATP-binding protein, translating to MLSVRDASVFFEARDGRAVQALHRVSLDIPPRGFVVALGTSGCGKSTLLNAMAGFLPLSEGSITLHGRPITRPGADRGVVFQKDTLLPWKSVAENVALGLQFAGASRAQRRERAQELLELVGLQDFADAAPYELSGGMRQRVGLARALAPNPDILLMDEPFGALDSMTREQMQELLVSVWQRTGKQVFFITHSIEEAIFLGTEVIVMSPRPGRIVARFDLDYVQHFAQEGNAKAIKTLPGFAQLREQIRDIVHRSEHTDSAHSAEHTAAHAAALTVQGALA from the coding sequence ATGCTGTCTGTGCGCGACGCCAGTGTTTTCTTTGAGGCCCGCGATGGCCGCGCGGTGCAGGCACTGCACCGGGTCTCGCTCGACATCCCGCCGCGCGGCTTTGTGGTGGCCCTGGGCACCTCGGGCTGCGGCAAGTCCACCCTGCTCAACGCCATGGCGGGGTTTTTGCCGCTGTCCGAAGGCAGCATCACGCTGCACGGCCGCCCCATTACCCGCCCCGGTGCAGACCGGGGCGTGGTGTTCCAGAAAGACACGCTGCTGCCCTGGAAATCGGTGGCCGAGAACGTGGCCCTGGGCCTGCAGTTTGCCGGTGCCAGCCGCGCCCAGCGGCGCGAGCGTGCGCAAGAGCTGCTGGAGCTGGTGGGCCTGCAAGACTTTGCCGATGCCGCGCCGTATGAACTGTCTGGCGGCATGCGCCAGCGCGTGGGCCTGGCCCGCGCCCTGGCGCCCAACCCCGACATCCTGCTCATGGACGAGCCCTTTGGTGCGCTGGACAGCATGACACGCGAGCAGATGCAAGAGCTGCTCGTGTCCGTGTGGCAGCGCACGGGCAAGCAGGTGTTCTTCATCACCCACTCCATCGAGGAAGCCATCTTTCTCGGCACCGAAGTCATCGTCATGTCGCCCCGCCCAGGGCGCATCGTGGCCCGGTTTGACCTGGACTATGTGCAGCACTTTGCCCAAGAAGGCAACGCCAAGGCCATCAAGACCCTGCCCGGCTTTGCGCAGCTGCGCGAGCAGATCCGCGACATCGTCCACCGCTCAGAACACACCGACAGCGCCCACAGCGCTGAGCACACCGCTGCGCACGCCGCTGCACTCACGGTACAAGGAGCCCTGGCATGA
- a CDS encoding tripartite tricarboxylate transporter substrate binding protein BugE — MRQRAHRTRSACPAPAQTAYPIKPVRLIVPFAAGGTTDIIARVVATGMASALGQPVVVDNKGGAGGALGTQELARQPADGYVLGMATVSTTAAGPAINPKVGYDPTSDFTPIINVAATPNVLAVHPSLAVRDYQEFVRALKAQPGKYSYATAGTGSIGHMQMELFKSLSGTFITHIPYRGSGPALNDTMAGQVPIVFDNLPSALPFIQSGRLVPIVVAAPQRLPQLPGVPTFKEVGLEPVNRMAYYGIVGPKGLPKAVVEKLAAAVIQATDKPDVKKRIEDTGSQLILNTPDQFAAQIRAELDVYKRVVEKQRLTLD; from the coding sequence GTGCGCCAGCGCGCTCATCGCACCCGCAGCGCATGCCCAGCCCCCGCGCAGACAGCCTACCCCATCAAACCCGTGCGGCTCATCGTGCCGTTTGCTGCGGGCGGCACCACCGACATCATTGCCCGCGTGGTGGCCACTGGCATGGCGTCTGCGCTGGGGCAGCCCGTGGTGGTGGACAACAAAGGCGGCGCCGGGGGCGCGTTGGGCACGCAAGAGCTGGCCCGCCAGCCCGCCGACGGCTACGTGCTGGGCATGGCCACCGTGTCCACCACAGCGGCAGGGCCCGCCATCAACCCCAAGGTGGGTTATGACCCGACAAGCGACTTCACTCCCATCATCAACGTGGCCGCCACACCCAACGTGCTTGCCGTGCACCCCAGCCTTGCGGTACGCGACTATCAGGAGTTTGTGCGTGCGCTCAAGGCACAGCCTGGCAAATACAGCTACGCCACCGCAGGCACAGGCTCCATCGGGCACATGCAGATGGAGCTGTTCAAAAGCCTCTCGGGCACCTTCATCACCCACATCCCCTATCGCGGCTCGGGCCCTGCGCTCAACGACACCATGGCAGGTCAGGTGCCCATCGTGTTCGACAACCTGCCCTCAGCTCTGCCCTTCATCCAGTCGGGGCGGCTGGTGCCCATCGTGGTGGCGGCCCCCCAGCGCCTGCCCCAGTTGCCGGGCGTTCCCACCTTCAAAGAGGTGGGCCTGGAGCCCGTGAACCGCATGGCCTACTACGGCATCGTGGGCCCCAAAGGCCTGCCCAAGGCAGTGGTGGAAAAACTGGCCGCCGCTGTGATCCAAGCCACCGACAAGCCCGATGTGAAAAAACGCATTGAAGACACGGGCTCGCAGCTGATCCTGAACACCCCCGACCAGTTTGCCGCTCAAATCCGCGCCGAGCTGGATGTATACAAACGCGTGGTGGAGAAGCAGCGGCTCACACTGGACTGA
- the tauA gene encoding taurine ABC transporter substrate-binding protein, translating into MKFWKPLAIAAAGTLALASAFSALAADKKVVVGYQTDALPSAVAIANGDFAKTTGYQIDFRKFNSGADVVAAIASGDVQVGYVGSSPYAAAASRGLDIQGFYLASISGTDEALVVRNGSGIKSVNDLKGKRLAAAPVSTDHYQLLALIKSQGLTEKDVTVLAIPQPEIVAAYHRGDIDGGFVWDPALTELKKNGTVLVTSKDVAEKGAPTFSAWVATGKFAKEHPEFLKNYAAVIDKYSQSFATDKAAWGPDSENTKQLAKLLGGTPADQAAGLKNLNLVPRSEQVSEAWLGGGEKSGVAKILKETSAFLKEQKKISQVQTSYAKYVTPTALK; encoded by the coding sequence ATGAAATTCTGGAAACCCCTGGCCATCGCCGCCGCAGGCACCCTCGCCCTGGCCAGCGCCTTCAGCGCCCTGGCCGCCGACAAGAAAGTGGTGGTGGGCTACCAGACCGACGCCCTGCCCTCGGCCGTGGCCATTGCCAATGGCGATTTCGCCAAGACCACGGGCTACCAGATCGACTTTCGCAAGTTCAACTCGGGCGCCGACGTGGTGGCCGCCATTGCCTCGGGCGATGTGCAAGTGGGCTATGTGGGCTCCAGCCCTTACGCCGCGGCTGCCTCGCGCGGGCTGGACATCCAGGGCTTTTATCTGGCCTCCATCTCGGGCACCGACGAAGCCCTGGTGGTGCGCAACGGCTCGGGCATCAAGAGCGTGAACGACCTCAAGGGCAAGCGCCTGGCCGCAGCGCCCGTGTCCACCGACCACTACCAGTTGCTGGCCCTCATCAAAAGCCAGGGCCTCACCGAAAAAGACGTGACGGTGCTGGCCATTCCGCAGCCCGAAATCGTGGCTGCCTACCACCGGGGCGACATCGACGGCGGCTTTGTGTGGGACCCGGCCCTGACCGAACTCAAAAAGAATGGCACCGTGCTGGTCACCTCCAAAGACGTGGCTGAAAAAGGCGCCCCCACCTTCAGCGCCTGGGTGGCCACGGGCAAATTTGCCAAAGAGCACCCCGAGTTCCTGAAGAACTATGCCGCCGTCATCGACAAATACAGCCAGTCCTTCGCCACCGACAAGGCCGCCTGGGGCCCCGACAGCGAGAACACCAAGCAACTGGCCAAACTGCTGGGCGGCACCCCTGCCGACCAGGCCGCCGGGCTCAAGAACCTGAACCTGGTGCCCCGCAGCGAGCAAGTCAGCGAAGCCTGGCTGGGCGGCGGCGAGAAATCCGGCGTGGCCAAGATCCTCAAGGAAACCTCGGCCTTCCTGAAGGAGCAAAAGAAGATCTCGCAGGTGCAGACCAGCTACGCCAAGTACGTCACGCCCACAGCGCTGAAGTAA
- a CDS encoding ABC transporter substrate-binding protein, whose product MQRRQFHRLLTASVSAASFLSPVLVHAQAKTVLRAGDQKGGLRALLEAAGELKDLSYDIKWTEFPAAAPLAEALNADAVDFGPIGDAPLLFTLAAGSRVKAFAANRSDPYGTAILVTPQSTLKDASSLKGKSIATNRGSIGHYVTLKALEAVGLTADDVQIKFIPPADAKLALTQGAVDAWATWEPYTALAETSKHARVLVSGRGLSSGLSFLAATESALQNKRAVLQDFKARVERAQVWSYQRPAEFGAALARVIGIPEEAARLQFERRATRWLPIDAQVVADQQRTADFYLKVGLVKQKLDVSKTFDSQFSQLA is encoded by the coding sequence ATGCAACGCCGCCAGTTCCATCGCCTGCTCACCGCCTCGGTGTCAGCCGCCTCTTTCCTCTCGCCCGTGCTGGTGCATGCACAGGCCAAAACCGTGCTGCGTGCGGGCGACCAAAAAGGTGGCTTGCGCGCCCTGCTCGAAGCGGCGGGTGAGCTTAAAGACCTGAGCTACGACATCAAGTGGACGGAGTTTCCTGCCGCTGCGCCGCTGGCCGAGGCCCTCAACGCCGACGCGGTGGACTTCGGCCCCATTGGCGACGCGCCGCTGCTCTTCACCCTGGCCGCAGGCAGCCGCGTCAAGGCCTTTGCCGCCAACCGCTCTGACCCCTATGGCACGGCCATCCTGGTCACGCCGCAGTCCACGCTCAAGGACGCCAGCAGCCTCAAGGGCAAGAGCATTGCTACCAACCGGGGCTCCATCGGGCACTACGTCACGCTCAAGGCGCTGGAAGCGGTGGGGCTCACGGCCGACGATGTGCAGATCAAGTTCATCCCGCCCGCCGATGCCAAGCTGGCGCTGACGCAAGGCGCAGTGGACGCCTGGGCCACCTGGGAGCCCTACACCGCGCTGGCCGAAACCAGCAAGCACGCGCGCGTGCTGGTCAGCGGGCGCGGCCTGTCGTCTGGCCTGAGCTTTTTGGCGGCCACAGAATCGGCCCTGCAAAACAAGCGCGCCGTGCTGCAAGACTTCAAGGCCCGCGTGGAGCGTGCCCAGGTCTGGTCGTACCAACGCCCGGCCGAGTTTGGCGCCGCACTGGCCCGCGTCATCGGCATCCCCGAAGAGGCCGCGCGCCTGCAGTTTGAGCGCCGCGCCACCCGCTGGCTGCCGATTGACGCGCAGGTGGTGGCCGACCAGCAGCGCACCGCAGACTTCTACCTGAAGGTGGGCCTGGTCAAGCAAAAGCTCGATGTGAGCAAGACGTTTGACAGCCAGTTCTCGCAGCTGGCCTGA
- a CDS encoding acyl-CoA dehydrogenase family protein, producing MNAPLTWEQTARTLAVEFASRAAAHDADGSFPFENFEALHQAGLLTLAAPQALGGQGATLAQLGSVIGAIGYACPATALVLTMQYIQHRSMGRVPGSRPARSWPEPLARKLVAEAAAGVSLVNALRVESELGSPARGGLPATVARHTPEGWRISGHKIYSTGSPILRWYSVWARTDEVVPRVGNFLVQAGLPGARMVETWDHLGLRASGSHDVVLDDVLIPLDHAIDLRAPADWAGGEPWLQVEMAVMLGALYTGVAQAARDWLVRFLHERKPASLGAALATLPRAQEALGSIEALLLTNQRLVASLARDADEGAPLSAVHSGLIKSITTGNAVQAVEQALALTSNHGLARKNPLERHLRDVLCGRIHTPQDDSARVAAGRLALGL from the coding sequence GTGAATGCGCCACTGACCTGGGAGCAGACGGCGCGCACGCTGGCGGTGGAGTTTGCCAGCCGCGCTGCGGCGCACGACGCCGATGGCAGCTTTCCGTTCGAGAACTTTGAGGCGCTGCACCAGGCCGGTCTGCTGACGCTGGCCGCCCCCCAGGCGCTGGGCGGGCAGGGCGCCACGCTGGCGCAGCTGGGCAGCGTGATTGGCGCCATTGGCTACGCCTGCCCGGCCACGGCTTTGGTGCTGACCATGCAGTACATCCAGCACCGCAGCATGGGCCGCGTACCCGGTTCGCGCCCGGCGCGCTCGTGGCCCGAGCCACTGGCGCGCAAGCTGGTGGCCGAGGCGGCGGCAGGCGTATCCCTGGTCAACGCCCTGCGCGTGGAGTCCGAGCTGGGCTCGCCCGCACGCGGCGGCCTGCCCGCCACCGTGGCGCGGCACACGCCCGAGGGCTGGCGCATCAGCGGCCACAAAATCTATTCCACCGGCTCGCCCATCCTGCGCTGGTACAGCGTGTGGGCGCGCACCGACGAGGTGGTTCCCCGTGTTGGTAATTTTTTGGTGCAAGCGGGCCTGCCCGGCGCGCGCATGGTCGAGACCTGGGACCACCTGGGCCTGCGCGCCAGCGGCAGCCACGACGTGGTGTTGGACGATGTGCTCATTCCGCTCGACCACGCCATCGACCTGCGCGCCCCGGCCGACTGGGCTGGCGGCGAGCCCTGGCTGCAGGTGGAGATGGCGGTGATGCTGGGCGCGCTCTACACCGGCGTGGCCCAGGCCGCGCGCGACTGGCTGGTGCGCTTTCTGCACGAACGCAAGCCCGCCAGCCTGGGCGCAGCGCTGGCTACCCTGCCGCGTGCGCAAGAGGCCCTGGGCAGCATCGAGGCGCTGCTGCTGACCAACCAGCGCCTGGTGGCCAGCCTGGCCCGCGATGCGGACGAGGGCGCGCCCCTGTCGGCCGTGCACAGCGGCCTCATCAAATCCATCACCACTGGCAACGCCGTGCAGGCGGTGGAGCAGGCCCTGGCCTTGACCAGCAACCACGGCCTGGCCCGCAAGAACCCGCTGGAGCGCCACCTGCGCGACGTGCTGTGCGGCCGCATCCACACTCCGCAAGACGACAGCGCCCGTGTGGCGGCGGGGCGCCTGGCGCTGGGGCTGTGA
- a CDS encoding alpha-hydroxy acid oxidase: MSTSSRTSTPQPPTPNAWGSFSGTRRSGRTANLLSLDDFEAAARRVLPRPIFGYVAGAAEDNQALGDNRQAFAELALVPRVLRNVAERDQSVTLFGQRYASPFGVAPMGIAALSAYRGDIVLARAAAAAGIPAVQSGSSLIRLEDVMAAAPGTWFQAYLPGTPERIDALLQRVKKAGVQTLVVTVDIPVAGNRENNIRAGFSTPLRPSLRLAWDGLVRPRWLAGTLLRTLARHGMPHFENSFAERGAPILSSRVQRDFAARDHFDWSHIAHIRRQWQGPLVVKGILSPQDAALARQHGVDGIIVSNHGGRQLDGAVAPLRVLPAIAEQVGSGMTVMLDGGIRRGTDVIKALALGAQAVFVGRPFNYAAVVDGEAGVVAAIDLLRAEVDRNLAMLGATTCAELGPEHLMDRRALWALNPPAAHPPR; the protein is encoded by the coding sequence ATGTCCACCTCCTCCCGCACCTCCACACCCCAACCCCCCACCCCCAACGCCTGGGGCTCTTTCAGCGGCACGCGCCGCAGTGGCCGCACTGCCAATCTTCTGTCGCTGGACGACTTTGAAGCCGCCGCCCGCCGCGTGCTGCCGCGCCCCATCTTTGGCTACGTGGCCGGGGCAGCCGAGGACAACCAGGCGCTGGGCGACAACCGCCAGGCTTTTGCCGAGCTGGCCCTCGTCCCCCGCGTGCTGCGCAACGTGGCCGAGCGCGACCAGAGCGTGACGCTGTTCGGCCAGCGCTATGCCAGCCCCTTCGGCGTTGCGCCCATGGGCATTGCCGCCCTGTCGGCCTACCGGGGCGACATCGTGCTGGCCCGTGCGGCGGCGGCGGCAGGCATCCCTGCCGTGCAAAGCGGCAGCTCACTGATCCGGCTCGAAGATGTCATGGCCGCAGCCCCGGGCACCTGGTTCCAGGCCTATCTGCCCGGCACCCCCGAGCGCATCGACGCGCTGCTGCAGCGCGTGAAGAAGGCAGGCGTGCAGACCCTTGTGGTCACGGTGGACATCCCCGTGGCGGGCAACCGCGAGAACAACATCCGCGCGGGCTTCTCCACCCCGCTGCGCCCCAGCCTGCGCCTGGCGTGGGACGGACTGGTGCGCCCGCGCTGGCTGGCGGGCACGCTGCTGCGCACCCTGGCACGCCACGGCATGCCGCATTTTGAAAACTCGTTTGCCGAGCGCGGCGCGCCCATCCTGTCCTCACGCGTGCAGCGCGACTTTGCCGCCCGCGACCACTTTGATTGGAGCCACATCGCCCACATCCGCCGCCAGTGGCAGGGGCCGCTGGTGGTCAAGGGCATCCTCAGCCCGCAAGACGCCGCACTGGCCCGCCAGCACGGGGTGGACGGCATCATCGTCAGCAACCACGGCGGCCGCCAGCTCGACGGCGCCGTGGCCCCGCTGCGCGTGCTGCCCGCCATTGCCGAGCAGGTCGGCAGCGGCATGACGGTGATGCTGGACGGTGGCATTCGCCGGGGCACTGACGTGATCAAGGCCCTGGCGCTGGGTGCGCAGGCAGTGTTCGTGGGTCGCCCCTTCAACTATGCCGCTGTAGTGGACGGCGAGGCGGGCGTCGTCGCCGCCATCGACCTGCTGCGCGCCGAGGTGGACCGCAACCTGGCGATGTTGGGTGCCACCACCTGCGCAGAGCTGGGGCCAGAGCACCTCATGGACCGGCGAGCGCTCTGGGCATTGAACCCGCCAGCCGCCCATCCCCCGCGCTGA
- the tauD gene encoding taurine dioxygenase: protein MTLHIQALGPAIGALVTGIDLTQPVSDAQRDALLAGLLQHHVLFFENQPVTPVQQRDLARRFGELHIHPVYPTHPDAVEIIVLDTDDNNPPDNDNWHTDVTFIDKPPMGALLSARHLPPSGGDTLWASGIAAYEALSEPLRKFLDPLHAEHSFVQSFPAWRYARTPEERKVWESAAAKYPDIPHPVVRTHPVSGKRGLFVNEGFTSRIVELDKKESDAILAFLRVHIAKPEFTVRWRWKPYDLAFWDNRLTQHYATVDYLPHRRVMHRATVLGDVPY, encoded by the coding sequence ATGACCTTGCACATCCAAGCCCTGGGCCCTGCCATTGGCGCCCTTGTCACCGGCATCGACCTGACCCAGCCCGTGAGCGACGCCCAGCGCGATGCGCTGCTGGCCGGGCTGCTCCAGCACCATGTGCTGTTCTTTGAGAACCAGCCCGTCACCCCCGTGCAGCAGCGCGACCTGGCGCGGCGCTTTGGCGAGTTGCACATCCACCCGGTGTACCCCACGCACCCGGACGCGGTGGAAATCATCGTGCTGGACACCGATGACAACAACCCGCCCGACAACGACAACTGGCACACCGACGTGACCTTCATCGACAAGCCGCCCATGGGTGCGCTGCTGTCGGCGCGGCACCTGCCGCCCTCGGGCGGCGACACGCTGTGGGCCAGCGGCATTGCGGCGTACGAGGCGCTGTCAGAGCCGCTGCGCAAGTTTCTCGACCCGCTGCACGCCGAGCACAGCTTTGTGCAGTCGTTCCCTGCCTGGCGCTATGCCCGCACGCCTGAGGAGCGCAAGGTGTGGGAGAGCGCTGCGGCCAAGTACCCCGACATTCCGCACCCCGTGGTGCGCACCCACCCTGTCAGCGGCAAGCGCGGCCTGTTCGTCAACGAAGGCTTCACCAGCCGCATCGTGGAGCTGGACAAGAAGGAGAGCGACGCGATCCTGGCCTTCTTGCGGGTGCACATCGCCAAGCCCGAATTCACCGTGCGCTGGCGCTGGAAGCCCTACGACCTGGCCTTTTGGGACAACCGCCTGACCCAGCACTACGCCACGGTGGACTACCTGCCCCACCGCCGCGTGATGCACCGCGCCACCGTACTGGGCGACGTGCCGTACTGA
- a CDS encoding NAD(P)-dependent oxidoreductase: MNVAAVPSSLSSPSPSPLFLPRPVVINQAGRAAAQAVQAAGLGVQLLDAESDAPWAVAAQGDVLLTGPRNGWLKPPPARPAGWPGRLRWVHVTSAGVDYYPPWLWDVPQVSCSRGVAAVPIAEYVLAALLDHAKNWTSLRVHSPQQWRATFDRATHSPLALLQGQTLGLAGYGAIGQAIAQRAAALGLRTLAWRRTPAASATAPQPPSRAPADAVQWVDSLEALLAQSDHLVLALPLTAQTHQVLNAQTLQHARPGLHLVNIARGALLDQTALLQALDDGRIARATLDVTDPEPLPEGHPLYHHPRVVLTPHLSWSAANAPALTAQKFADNLGRYVRGEALHDLVRGHGSY, encoded by the coding sequence GTGAACGTGGCCGCTGTGCCTTCTTCCCTCTCTTCGCCTTCGCCTTCGCCTTTGTTTTTGCCACGCCCCGTGGTCATCAACCAGGCGGGCCGCGCTGCTGCCCAGGCCGTGCAGGCTGCGGGCCTGGGCGTGCAGCTGCTGGACGCAGAAAGCGATGCCCCCTGGGCCGTGGCCGCGCAGGGCGATGTGCTGCTGACCGGCCCGCGCAACGGCTGGCTGAAGCCACCACCAGCGCGGCCTGCAGGCTGGCCTGGGCGCCTGCGCTGGGTGCACGTGACGTCGGCCGGGGTGGACTACTACCCGCCCTGGCTGTGGGACGTGCCGCAGGTGAGCTGCTCGCGTGGCGTGGCCGCAGTGCCCATTGCCGAATACGTGCTGGCCGCCCTGCTGGACCATGCCAAGAACTGGACCAGCCTGCGCGTGCACAGCCCGCAGCAGTGGCGGGCCACGTTCGATCGCGCCACCCACAGCCCGCTGGCCTTGTTGCAAGGGCAGACGCTGGGCTTGGCGGGCTATGGCGCCATTGGCCAGGCCATCGCCCAGCGCGCTGCAGCGCTGGGCCTGCGCACGCTGGCCTGGCGGCGCACGCCTGCGGCATCGGCCACAGCGCCTCAGCCCCCGTCTCGCGCGCCTGCCGATGCGGTGCAGTGGGTGGATTCGCTAGAGGCCTTGCTGGCGCAGTCAGACCACTTGGTGTTGGCCTTGCCGCTGACGGCGCAGACCCACCAGGTGCTGAACGCACAGACATTGCAGCACGCCCGCCCTGGCTTGCACTTGGTCAACATTGCCCGTGGCGCGCTGTTGGACCAGACCGCTTTGCTGCAGGCGCTGGACGACGGCCGCATCGCCCGTGCCACGCTGGACGTGACCGACCCCGAACCCCTGCCCGAGGGCCACCCGCTGTACCACCACCCCCGCGTGGTGCTCACTCCGCACCTCTCGTGGTCTGCCGCCAATGCGCCTGCGCTCACGGCGCAAAAGTTTGCAGACAACCTGGGGCGCTATGTGCGCGGCGAGGCCCTGCACGATCTGGTGCGGGGCCACGGTAGTTACTGA
- a CDS encoding rhodanese-like domain-containing protein has translation MTTAQDTLTLAPELQTLHTAAQAEGLTYAGGVPPVLAWRLVQANQAVLVDVRSSEERKFVGHVPGSLHVAWATGTALVRNPRFVRELEAKLAKDGGKDAAVLLLCRSGKRSVLAAEAAAAAGFAHVFNVLEGFEGEIDAQLHRGGSDGWRFHGLPWVQD, from the coding sequence ATGACCACCGCACAGGACACTCTGACCCTCGCCCCAGAACTGCAAACCCTCCACACTGCTGCCCAGGCCGAGGGCCTGACCTACGCCGGTGGCGTGCCCCCCGTACTGGCCTGGCGCCTGGTGCAGGCCAACCAGGCCGTGCTGGTGGACGTGCGATCGAGCGAAGAGCGCAAGTTTGTGGGCCATGTGCCCGGCAGCCTGCACGTGGCCTGGGCTACCGGCACAGCGCTGGTGCGCAACCCGCGCTTTGTGCGCGAGCTGGAAGCCAAGCTGGCCAAAGACGGCGGCAAGGACGCCGCCGTGCTGCTGCTGTGCCGCAGCGGCAAGCGCTCGGTGCTGGCGGCAGAGGCCGCAGCCGCTGCCGGGTTTGCCCATGTCTTCAATGTGCTGGAAGGCTTTGAGGGCGAGATCGACGCGCAACTGCACCGGGGCGGCAGCGACGGCTGGCGCTTTCACGGCCTGCCCTGGGTGCAGGACTGA
- a CDS encoding ABC transporter permease subunit, with protein sequence MNDLVLNYLLPTAEKGDEYGSAEAPTKTPAPIPPAPRTVKPRGFGVGERSTVPISIGAALALLLAWWLVAQTGWVPSLFMPTPAEVWATGVTIFTEGYANATLWEHVAASLTRIVSAAVIAVGLGVPLGLLMGLNRWAKGVLDAPIEFYWPLPPLAYLPLMIIWLGIGETSKIALLALAMFAPVVLSAQAGVRALPLERVNAALSLGATRGQLFTHIVLPSALPEILTGIRIALGVGWGTLVAAELIASTRGIGYMIMSASHFLATDAVFVGIGVIAALAFSFSLAMRLAERVLVPWKGKH encoded by the coding sequence ATGAACGACCTGGTTTTGAACTACCTGCTGCCCACTGCAGAAAAGGGCGATGAATACGGAAGCGCTGAGGCGCCCACCAAGACCCCTGCGCCCATTCCCCCCGCCCCGCGCACCGTCAAGCCCCGGGGCTTTGGCGTGGGCGAGCGCTCCACCGTGCCCATCAGCATCGGCGCCGCGCTGGCCCTGCTGCTGGCCTGGTGGCTGGTGGCGCAAACCGGCTGGGTGCCCAGCCTGTTCATGCCCACGCCGGCCGAGGTGTGGGCCACGGGCGTGACCATCTTCACCGAAGGCTATGCCAACGCAACCCTGTGGGAGCATGTGGCCGCCAGCCTGACGCGCATCGTCAGCGCCGCCGTCATCGCCGTAGGCCTGGGCGTGCCACTGGGCCTGCTGATGGGGCTGAACCGCTGGGCCAAGGGCGTGCTCGATGCGCCCATCGAGTTCTACTGGCCCCTGCCCCCACTGGCCTACCTGCCGCTCATGATCATCTGGCTGGGCATTGGCGAGACCTCCAAAATCGCCCTGCTGGCCCTGGCCATGTTTGCGCCCGTGGTGCTGTCGGCCCAGGCCGGCGTGCGCGCCCTGCCGCTGGAGCGGGTCAACGCCGCCCTGTCGCTGGGCGCCACAAGGGGACAGCTCTTTACCCACATCGTGCTGCCCTCGGCCCTGCCCGAAATCCTCACCGGCATCCGCATCGCCCTGGGCGTGGGCTGGGGCACGCTGGTGGCAGCCGAGCTGATCGCCTCCACCCGGGGCATTGGCTACATGATCATGTCGGCCTCGCACTTCCTGGCCACCGATGCCGTGTTTGTCGGCATCGGCGTGATCGCCGCGCTGGCGTTTTCCTTCTCACTGGCCATGCGCCTGGCCGAGCGGGTGCTGGTGCCGTGGAAGGGCAAGCACTGA
- a CDS encoding LysR family transcriptional regulator, whose product MTLKQLEAFYWAATCSSFATAAERVHLSVSSLSKRITELETSLGQVLFDRAGHRAALTEAGTRLVPLAGALLQQADRLQQEMGSTTGLRGPCRLGVGELTALTWLPLLVTALVDAHPQLDLSVHVDVGEALADRLEKGELDAAVIAGAASRSALTSVPLAQAAFMWCAAPHVANGVRRMDADTLLRHPLVTLPHGSGVTHLLDDWLRQAAAPEPRRLVCNHWGGIVGLLAYGQGVGLLPEGLAQTMCRRKVLQELSSAVPLGRLDYALHTRRDDLRPLVTELRSQAVQNANFAEAAGFF is encoded by the coding sequence ATGACCCTCAAGCAGCTCGAGGCCTTCTACTGGGCTGCCACGTGCAGCAGCTTTGCCACTGCGGCCGAGCGGGTGCACCTGTCGGTGTCATCGCTGTCCAAGCGCATCACCGAGCTGGAAACTTCTCTGGGGCAGGTGCTGTTTGACCGCGCCGGGCACCGCGCAGCGTTGACCGAGGCTGGAACGCGCCTGGTGCCACTGGCCGGTGCTCTGCTGCAGCAGGCAGACCGCCTGCAACAGGAAATGGGCAGCACCACCGGCCTTCGCGGGCCCTGCCGCCTGGGGGTGGGTGAGCTCACGGCGTTGACCTGGCTCCCCCTGCTGGTCACCGCCTTGGTCGATGCGCACCCACAGCTGGACCTGAGCGTGCATGTGGACGTGGGCGAGGCCCTGGCCGATCGGCTGGAAAAGGGCGAGTTGGATGCCGCTGTGATCGCGGGTGCGGCCAGCCGCAGCGCCTTGACGTCGGTGCCGCTGGCACAGGCGGCATTCATGTGGTGCGCTGCGCCCCATGTTGCAAACGGCGTGCGTCGCATGGATGCCGATACGTTGTTGCGGCATCCATTGGTCACCTTGCCGCATGGCTCCGGGGTCACTCACCTGCTGGACGATTGGCTGCGGCAGGCTGCTGCACCGGAGCCACGGCGACTGGTCTGCAACCATTGGGGGGGCATCGTTGGGTTGCTTGCGTATGGTCAGGGCGTGGGCCTGCTTCCGGAAGGGCTTGCGCAGACCATGTGCCGACGCAAGGTGCTCCAGGAGTTGTCCAGCGCCGTTCCCTTGGGGCGATTGGACTATGCGCTGCACACCCGGCGGGATGACTTGCGACCACTGGTGACTGAGTTGCGCAGCCAGGCCGTGCAAAACGCCAATTTTGCGGAGGCAGCTGGGTTTTTCTGA